The Solanum lycopersicum chromosome 2, SLM_r2.1 DNA window AGCTATCTTAGAAAGCCcttgggaatagtgaggttgctactaaacacttcatctcaactcacgaagagtattCACCCCAAAATCCCCCTTATCATTATTAGAGTTCTTTAGGGATAGAAGGGTTGGTCTtagacacttcatctctactcacgaagagtgtctaCCCTAGAATTCcccattttcattcataaacttTATCCATACATTCAAAGTGTGTGTGTTAATACATGTGAGCACACATTTCACATAATCACTATATTCACAAATTAGTTCTGAACATGCTCATACCTTCATCCATCATAATTCACACACTAGCATGtttcacatatacacatacttcatttagacataatctcTAAAAGATATACAATTCAAACTTCCTAAAACGTATTAATatgaacatcatcatcatcactttaCTTCACATATTATACCTTCAAGGCCATACTCAAAATAcacatgtatatacatatactcATATACTCCAAGTAAACAACCccaccaaaggtggaccataccactcaagatcaTTTCAATGGAACTAAACAAGATAGAACAACTTACTCTCTATCCTTGGTTTTACCACCTTTTCTCCATATTTCactaaaacaacataataaaGCATATGAATATGCACTAGCTAATTCAAAatacaacataagaaactcaacTCTAACATTATCTAGATAAAGGCAACAAACCCACTTCATAAGTCAAAAGTTGATAATATGCATATGCATGGGATAATTTaggttttgacattaaaatcatcaactaacactaaaaacaacatttttcaatcattaaaatgttttcatgcaaagacccatgcttagagtaaaaaaatagataagttGGAGTTTGAAAGcctttttgaaaaatctttgaaatgGATCCTTGACTAAAAAAAGGTTCAAGGATGAACTAGCATACCTCAGTATGAataaacccacgaaatttgGTGAAGAAACTTGAAGAATTTACCTTCTCCCTTAGAGCTTTAAGCTTCTTGAAAATGAAGGGTTTTGgagagattttgttttgaagttgaGGGTTGAATCCGTGGCGGAAATGGGGTTtaaagtgacctaaaacaatccacaaatgatCCCAAAAGTTCCAAAAATACCCGTACACTAATTAGACTCTTTTCAAAAgtctaatttgacttaaaaatgacgcGACCAAATCTGGGAAGTGGTTGCGCGTCGCGGTGGCAGCTCCTGATTTTGCCTCTCAAAATTTTTGAGGCAGTGAGCCTCTTGCAAGTCGCGCGGCGCACAGCCCGCTTCAATTCTAGGCGCGCAAAGCAAGGTTGCCTCCACATCTAGGTGCTGCACACTCTTTGGCAGCTTCCTTGTCCAACGTGTGGGTCCTCTTTGGGGACCCTTAGGCGGGTCCATGGGGAGTTGTACTCGAACATTTTTACCCTTGGTATACCCCTCTAGGTACTAGGGTCATCCCCACCAgttttagactccaaacaacacataaaatcatGCACAACAAACAAGGACATACTAGCGGACACACAAGGCTAGTTTCCGAACattttggtcgtcccttgacgtttgacttccataGCAAACTGACCTCAAACActaaaattccttattttaaCACATTATTAACTCATGACACACATGCGGTGCTCTATTTAGACCTCTTTCATTATGAGGGTCGTTACTGAGTCACTAAACCAAAATGATCATATCTTTACCATTATTTCTGTTACAAGTCTTGAAAGACTTTCCCAATCTTGCAAAATCCAATTGAGTTGATAGTTGGAAAATATTGCTAGTGTATGGGTTGAAACAAGCATGTTTTTCTCTTTGGAGAGtgtgaatttcattttttattccaaaaaaaaaatcattcttaatTTGTATTGTGAGAGCATAGAATCAATTTTAATGTGAGGGCACTTAGAATACTTTTGTTGAAACATAGCTTTGCATCCTTAATTTGCCTTTGTGAGCATGTACTTTAATTTATAATGGCTAGTCACTATTTGAAGCTTTCGTATATTATTGAAAATCAGAGGTTTTGAATTAAAACTTATGATAACGCTGCATATTAGCTCTCAAAAAGCACAGTTTGTGATACCTTTGTTAAACTAATTTGTCTTTTGATTTACTTGACgacaaacaaaaatttaagttgGAAGTATTGCCGAGTCAGAAATTTTGGTGTCATTTAAGGCTTTTTAGTTCACCGAATAGTGTCCTCAAAGCCTTTTATGCCTATTTCTTACACTAAATTGTTGAATTGCAGGTATGAAAGCTTAAAGACACAAGGCAAGGACAAGAGTGtgcaaaaagaaacaaaaaacatagaaaaataaagaaaagacaaTTTTGTCAGGTGAGAAAGGCAACTCTCCAAGTGTGAAGGGTGACTCACCACTAGGCTGGACCTAGCTAAACATGACTGAGACTCCTGCTGAAAAGTTCAAAGCAGGTCATCGAGGAAATATGCAGAACAACGACTGGGTAAATCAGTCGGTCAGGTTTGATTTGATGACAAAAACATTCTGAAAGTTCTGCATAAAATGATTAATAACTTTGGCGAGCATAGATGCAAATGAGTGAATCTCGATCATGGAAGGAGAACTCATTCGGGCTTGCTAAAAGAATCCAACACCTAAAGTTATGAGATTCAAATCGAAAAGCGGGGAAATTGAAGATTCCGGCAAGTCCTACTAGTGTCACCGGATGAATCTCTAAGTACATTTCTTGCTAGCTTTTAGAGAAATATAAATTGCTTCGGAGAGAGAGAAAAGCATATTCTATCACAGAGAATAGAGTATACTGAAAACCTTCTAAGATTTTGGAGTTTTTTGTACTTGAGTttcattgtaattttatttGACGATAGAATCACAATCGACTGATGGAAAACAATCCATTTCATACAATTCTCTTTAGCTTCATTGTGTAGCTAAAACCTTGGTTCTAGAGGTGTGTGCCAATGTAGTTAGTTGGGTATTGAATTGAATATTGAGTTATGGTGTATTTCTCTATTTTATGTTGATTTCAATCATATTATTGTCTTTTGATCGATGGTTTGGGTTTGAGAACTCAAATATAGCTTATATCTTCCTCGAGAAGGATTGCATGGAGTGGCTGATTTCATTCATAATTGCTTATCGAATTTAATTGCTAAATTTAGGTGTTGATGTCAATTCCTAGATCTCCTTGAAAAAGGAATTTACATAAAGGTTATAGTTTGGTTCGTATAGCATGCCTGTGAGGCTTAAAAAGCTCTTATGATAAGTAATTCACGATTAAGAGATGCTTATTGTATTGTTGATTGATCTAGCCTACTCATTAGGAATTTGATGTTGTTGAGCAATTATATTTACCCATTATCGAAATTGATACCCAATTGTCCACACTCCTAGAATTATTTTCTTACTTGGCAATTATTTTTTGTTCCTTGGATCTTCTTAAcaattttgttaaaacaaaCTCTCAAATGATGAGAAAAAAGTCAAATGCCCCTTTAACCTATTAGTCGATTCTTAACTACACATCTATGCTTCACGAGGATCTTATTACCCTtcttgactttttattttcaatattttgtagCCCTTAATCTTTAACCTGTCAAAGAATGTTAACACACCTCCCTAATTAGGTGCGTTACAATGTTTCTAAAACACACTATCAACATTTGAATCCATATATAAGTCCAAATCGGCCTACAATTAAGGCTTCAAGTTGCAAGTTGTCTTCCATTTCAAAGATTAGCATAGTAACGTCCATTTTAAAGCTCGAACCtctaatttcttttgatttcatATCTAAggttcaaaaattattttcctcacTCATAAATATAGAATTGCAAGGTAAATCAGATCTAGTTATGGAGCTTGAAATTTCTTCTCCATGTCAATgtccaaaaataaattatttcccTCTTCAACTCATAAATATCGAACCACAACATATGTACACCCATTCTTTTCCCCTTCCTCCAGCAAGGAGAATCATGAAAATACTTTTCTCCTCCACCATTACATCTAACTTCTTTTCCCCTTGGAGAGTCATGAAAATACTTTTCTCCTCCATCATTACATCTAACTCTTGaagatttaaaaaatactaattttcAAGActcaattatttattcaaagataaattttatttattttttaaaaaaaattatagatcgTTCAAATTATTTGAATGTCAGAACAAGTAAACTTTAAAACTCCATTTATGGGTCACCATGACTATAGGTACTTCTCCAAATAAAATAAGCTAAGTGGAAGGGATTCTTTAAAagttgatttttcaaataaaaaggaGTGAGAATGAGGGGGAACCATTTATATGAGAATAACTTGTTCAGAACAATGTAGAAGACAAAGAAAGGTTGAAACTCGATTGAAGAGTACACATGTTGTTAGTTATGTTTGGAATTGAGAATTTTAACCTAATTAAAAGAGTAaactaagaagaagaaaaaagtggGGTCCACTGAATTTGAAataagaaggaaaataaaattgaagaaagtgGTCCCACCTAAAGGGGTGTTACAAACATCTCTGTATCTGGTTAATGACAAAAGATAGCGTTTAAGGGttccaaaatatcaaaaatgaaAGGTTGGGTAGGGGATGTAATAGGACCCTCAAGAATTATAAATGAGTAGTTGGGAATCCAACAATAGATTTAGGGACTTTTGGCTTTTTTCTCCTCAATTGTTAATTTGAAATCTCTAAGacttaaatttatgttaaacaTTGATTCTACAACTTTAGAAAAGATTAGATCACAAATTTCACTTCTTAATTGAAGTCTAGCATAGACCGGTCGTTGTGGATTCGACCCCAACCTATTTGATTTGGTTCTTTATGATTAAAGATCCGCTGATTTGTATAGCATGCATTTGAGCATTATCATTGTGCTCGTCCAATGGCAGTGGTAATGTTGTTGGCAATCAAGCAGGCTGCTCGATCAGCTTCACGTCCATGAACAGTGGCCCTTTTTCTTTCAACTACTGTTTCTTGTCCCCAGTTGCACCCAACAACTCAATTTCATGTCCATGGAAAGGCAATGTGAAAGTAGGCAACACAGATTTGTAGCAGTTTAAATATCAAGTACATGCTTATTTTCATTACTATGATGCTGCAGTCGTTACTAAAACTAGTAGCATTCACCATCGCGCTGACCAGCCAACTGATTATCCTGCCTAAGTGCCAAACGGGGTTTCAAAACATACATACTTCAGAAATTTTGTCAGTTCCTGCATTGGACACGCCAAGGTTGGTTGCTAAGACAAGCACGGGCGTCATTTGAGGATTGTGGCTGCTTAGGTGGAGATTCAGTAAAAATTAACTACTGACATCACAAGTGCAACAAATTCAGCATCTCATTCTTTAGAATAGAATCTTCAAAGCATATTTCAAGTGCATATAGTATAGCTTGTCATTTCTATACATTGTAAGCATAATTCCTTTAAAGACTCACTGTCAATAATCTTTTTTGATCCATCTTGATCTTAATAGTCAATACCCGTACAGGCTCCCATGAAGTAGCATTAACATCTAAGAGAAGAATAAGATGCTTAATAATCTAGCTATTTCCTGCCTGCCTGATGAGGTACCCTGAAGTAAATCAAATCATAGGCCAGCAGATTGGATAGTAAAAGAAGATGGTAACAAATGAGTTCTATTATAACCAATCACCAAAGTAGTAGAACGTAGTACTTAATTGTGGATTCTCCAAAGAAACCAGATGTTTGAAACTGATTGATGCACGTCTAAGAGACAAATTAATACAACCTATCTAGAGCAAGGAGTAGTCATATGGATCAACTGTGTGTTGTAGCAGTGCCAGTAACATGGGCTAAGTATGGAAACTATTTGTACATGATATTGGATGATGATGGTTGCCTTGTTCACATCTAAAGAACCTAGCAGTTTCTATTTACTGGAGCTGATAGCTCCTTTAGCAAACGGGAGAATGTTCTGATGATGGATTATCATATTTTCAGAGGCTTGGGGGGAGTTATGTTATCATGACTCTTCATTGCTCAATTATATACCTTTAGTTGTTTGCACACAACTCATTCGTCTTAATATCCAACAAATACCTTCCGGGTACATAGTGTTCTGCCAGACAAAATATACAATCTTTTAAACTAATTATGAAACGGGCACTTCATTCTCCCCCTTTCTTTGCAGCCTTTTCTACataagattatgtattttagAGAATGTTCGTGACTAGGATTTTTTTGAAGTAAAAATGGAGATCAAGTCATAGACGGTTGTAGTAAGAAACCAACAAACAAATAGTAGACATATTCACCCCTATTGCACATAAACTTCTGACAAATATATGCATGGGCAATTAATTTACAGCTTCTTAGAACTTTCCACGTTACAACAAAAGAACGTTGTTGACCAAGCATTATGGAGGAGTATGTTTCAGACATATATATCTTACAAGAAAACCAAGTAATATCACCTTTCAAGTAAGCCCTTAACATAAACCATGCCTTTTTCACTCAGCTGTAGCTCCTTCCGCATTTTCTCTACTTCTTGGTCATCACCTTGAACAACTATTTCCGACAAGCTTCCATCATCTGCAACAATCATTTTAACCTTGATCTGCTCCTTTCTGGATGCTCGAGTCCAATAATATACACCCCTGCTCCAAATTTAAATACGATTTCCAGTCAACAGAAATTCAAAATCAGAGTTGGCagatgatttttcttttattagtaGTACTTACGCTAATGGACTCAAGGCAGTAATCCAGAACCAATTATTGCCTACATCTGGAACTGTTATTGTAAGAACTAGGGCAACACTTCCCAAGCTTACACACGTGCAGAAAGTTAACAATGCTGCCTGTCCTCGGCTTGGAACCATCATTCCCTCAAACCTTCATGATTCAAAAGTTATACTAACATATATCAATAGAGAGAGGCTGAAACAATCTATGTAGGTGTTTGTTATTAGTAAAGTTAAACCAATTGAGGCAAAAAAACACTCTCACATGTCAAGGCATGACAAATATACTTATATGAATGAACTCGTCTTCGCTTGCTAGAAAAGGCAATTTAGTAAATCAGAAGCATTAGATtgaattcccccccccccccccccccaccctaTGGCCAAACAGAAGATGATATGGTGAAAACAGCATCGATGTCACTCACCTACATGAGATAATTAAATAACAGTAGTGATGATGAACGGTTTTCAAAACGTCATCAATTCATTAGTAGGCACAAGCTTCCggaaagaagtaaaaaaagaagttaCAGAGTGTGCTTAGATGCAAAGATTGGAAAAGAAATCTCAGTTTCAGCTGAAAATAACATTGCAATAATAAACATGAGAAAAGACAAGTTCATGCAGCCAATGACACAGTTTGCTGCCATTTAAGGCCAAAGACGTTAAACACTTGTTATTCACATCCATTACAGCTAAAGGATGCAATTGTCCAATTCTAATATTATAAGGTAAAAGTTGCTCAAAggtaagagaaataaaaaagggATACTACTAACGTTATAGTCTCTCCTCTATCCAACACAGCGAAATTATTTCGAGTGAAGAAGGAAAGAATTTCCCCAGCAACCTGGTTAGCCGCTTTCTTTCCCTCATCTATTCCTTGCTTAATAAATGTCTTCTGCACAATCTGCATTCAAAAATTCACCATCAATTACAAACCAAACCCAAACCCAACAGTAACAAAGAATCAAACGAAATAAATAACCTTGGATTTAACAGATCGTTTAATAAGGGACCAAAGACCGGGAACAGAGATGACAAATAGACCTAGAGAAGTGTAATAGCTAGCCAATGAATAACCAGAATCTGCTGCTGCTGCAAgtgagaagagagaagaagggTTTTCTTGATAAAGTAGAGCAGTAGCACTAGCAGCACAGAAAAGCACATCGCTATAGGCTTTAACGGCGAAGCGGCTTCTGGGTTTTGTTCTGAGACATACATGCGGTTTCTGTACACTCTGTAAACTCCACGGAAGAGAGACAGGAGAGAGTACAAGTTTTGCTGCCATGGAACTGTTTGGTGCCAATCAACAAAACACCCAAATGTGCCCACACGTTATCACCTTCCAACTTCCAACTGCTTCTAATTGCACCTTTTATTTCTATAACTCTCCAACGCCCAACAATTCAATTAGATTATTCTACTACTACATGTTTTTTAAAGAGAAAACGTCAAAGTTACCCCTTAACTTTCGATTAACTAATAGTTTTACCCTTCATTATTTATGCAGTCATTCATACTCTTGCCGTTTATAAAATTGTCACTTGTACCCTTCTATTGGATGAAAGCCCTCATATTAactaaaattactcaattttaattcaaattaactAAGTTTCACTTTTAATCTGAACCCAATCCATTAAACCAAATGAATTCATATCAAATTAGATCCTCCAAAATCATCTATCTAATCTTTCTCCCCTTCCTTTTTCTCTCACTGTGTTCCATTTGTCCATCATGTACTCTCGCAACACAAAATCAATCCCTCTCTCACGTGCTCGTATTGTTGACATCATACTCTACCTCTGCACCGCTATAGAACTGTTCATATTGGAGAAGGAGAAAAAGATAGATCGTATTAGAAGATCAATCCAACGGCACCAATTTTCACAATTTGCACCGCGCTGAAACTGACTGCTTTGAATGGTCTAGATGTTTCTTAACTAACCTTTTTGCCAACAAAACCCTAATTGACGGAAACTCAAAATCCGTATGACAAATCTTGAAGGAGAAGCTCATGTAAATATATAGAATTATTCCACGGTACAAACTTAATGTTGTTTTCTCTTGGGATAGGGAAATGAAGGAAGTTGACGTTAATAGTATGGTGAAAATTGAAGTGAATGTTGAATTCCGTTATATTACTGATGTGAATGTTGATGAAGATTAATAAGTTAAGGGTACGGTTACGGATGAAAGACCATAGGGAAAGAGATGAAGGATGCATTTGTAAAAAGAAAGCTCTTTGTTTTGGAGAAACTTATGGCATATGTAAATGCTATGGTGAATGGTGGTCCTGCAATGAAGGAAGATGATGTCAAACAAGTAGTTAAGAAACCAGTCGGCACCGGAAATGTTGCCTTTCCTCCGACAGTGACTGTAGATGAAAGGCAAAGGTTAAGAAAGAGAAGTAGAAGGAACAGTTTAAGAAGATTGTGATGAAAGAGAAGTTTAACTATAGGTAAAGGGACTTGTTTTAAATATAATGGGACTTGTTTGCAATATTAAAGGATGAGAATTAGTGGAGAGGTTTTTCTTGGAGTAATACAAGGATAAGCAAAGAAGTGAGAGGAGAGTTTAGCATATTTGATGGTAATATGGAGTTACAAGAAAGAAAACTGATATGTGCAAAATGGTGTTTGGTAACTAGCATGATGGTAAATAATCCACGATCtgaatatatgatgaaaattgaaaagtGTTTTAATGGTGGAAGTAGTTGTTCGCAACAATTTTTTGTAGAGTAGAAAAATAACtacaaccaaaataaataaaagaaaaatgtgttttttattGATGACTCTACGAGTACATTTGTTCTCTCGATTCTTCTCTCCTAAGATTTCACCATGATTCGAGGGCTGACAATAACTCATTTGTCAAATATTGGATGATGTATACCTCATTGAGATGTGTTTGATCTTCAAAAGTGTTTGAAAAAACTTTGTCTATTCAAGTCGATCTCAGGGAAAAACCTTTTTGACCACTCTTTCAAAGAACTATGTAATTGATATTGTAGCTTTCACCAATAAtgtttgcaaaattatttttgaagtgttTCTCGATAAATAGCAtatgtatttcatatttatatttgtagtGGGTGGacaatgtttcttatgattgACCAAACAATGTCATTTTAGCACTTGGCAGATTGTGATTGGTTTTTGAATTTAATGAGGAATATCACATCATTTTGGCATGTggctttatttatttgtaacactccaaaaatttctaagttaaGCCCAAACCATTCTTGAATTGTGCATAAGGTCGTACTAAGTGAGTCTTAATTATTCTTAGGTGCTAAGGTCACTAGAATCTCCTAGCACAAAGTTGAGTTGAAAGTTTTCTAACCAATTAATTTTTGATGTAATATTTTacttgggtcaacttcaaaacaacaatatcttagaatatacaaattttgaagaCCCATAACCTATCAATTTAAAGGTATTTGAATCCTCTTTTCAACGCCACCAATTCGCATCAATCCATTTCTGGatgaaaagttatgaccattttagtAACTGATAAAGAGCAGTTACGAATTAGATGATGGATAATATCAAAAAGGGTTATTTTGTCTTTTTACCTTTGAGTAAGCCCTAAATGAATTTTGGTTAACTAATCAAATACCTGAAACAATCATATTTTCATCTCTTAatccaccattctcttctcTCTAAAATCCAAGACAAAATCCTAAGGAAAAATCAAAGTAGAAGACTTCATTCAAGattatttcaatctttttcaagattcttcTTCAAGGTAAGTCATTTtccaagaatttttttattctttccaaCACAAATTACTTCATGAAATTATGAATCActcatgaaaatcataattcttgaccatagagatttcaagaaactaattcaagattctcaagaaaggttttcttgattgtttacCTTCAAGCTAGAGTTTCTGGACTtctaataattttcttcttcaacattcttcaagaaacttatttttctaCTTATGTAAGACTATCATAGTGTTGG harbors:
- the LOC101248341 gene encoding protein COFACTOR ASSEMBLY OF COMPLEX C SUBUNIT B CCB1, chloroplastic → MAAKLVLSPVSLPWSLQSVQKPHVCLRTKPRSRFAVKAYSDVLFCAASATALLYQENPSSLFSLAAAADSGYSLASYYTSLGLFVISVPGLWSLIKRSVKSKIVQKTFIKQGIDEGKKAANQVAGEILSFFTRNNFAVLDRGETITFEGMMVPSRGQAALLTFCTCVSLGSVALVLTITVPDVGNNWFWITALSPLAGVYYWTRASRKEQIKVKMIVADDGSLSEIVVQGDDQEVEKMRKELQLSEKGMVYVKGLLER